The proteins below are encoded in one region of Oryzias melastigma strain HK-1 linkage group LG7, ASM292280v2, whole genome shotgun sequence:
- the her9 gene encoding hairy-related 9 isoform X1 produces the protein MPADSMEKQTASPMAGAPANGSHTPDKPKNASEHRKSSKPIMEKRRRARINESLGQLKTLILDALKKDSSRHSKLEKADILEMTVKHLRNLQRVQMSAALSADASVLSKYRAGFNECMNEVTRFLSTSEGVNTEVRSRLLNHLSSCMSQMMSMNYPQQTPSQQAHLAQPLHVQLPSSLPISGAAMTSKLSPAEAVSPKVFGGFQLVPAPDGQFAFLIPNPAFGSATAPVIPLYANAGVPVAVNASPVHGSSAPTASSPVHGMTSFSGGSQAVSPVGVSTGSESSEPVWRPW, from the exons ATGCCGGCTGACAGCATGGAAAAGCAGACGGCTTCTCCGATGGCCGGAGCGCCTGCGAACGGATCACACACGCCGGATAAACCCAAGAACGCCAGCGAGCATCGAAAA TCTTCCAAACCCATCATGGAAAAACGCCGGAGAGCGAGAATCAACGAAAGTCTGGGACAGCTGAAGACTCTCATCTTAGACGCACTTAAGAAAGAT AGCTCCAGACACTCCAAACTGGAAAAGGCAGACATCCTGGAGATGACGGTGAAGCACCTGAGGAACCTGCAGCGCGTGCAGATGAGCG CAGCGCTCTCGGCGGACGCTTCGGTCCTGAGTAAATACAGAGCCGGATTCAACGAGTGCATGAACGAGGTCACCCGCTTCCTGTCCACCTCTGAGGGGGTCAACACGGAAGTGAGGTCGAGGCTCCTCAACCACCTGTCCAGCTGCATGAGTCAGATGATGTCCATGAACTACCCCCAGCAGACTCCGTCCCAGCAGGCGCACCTGGCGCAGCCGCTCCACGTGCAGCTCCCGTCCTCCCTGCCCATCAGCGGTGCGGCCATGACCTCCAAGCTCAGCCCCGCCGAGGCCGTGTCCCCCAAAGTCTTCGGCGGCTTCCAGCTCGTCCCTGCACCCGACGGACAGTTCGCCTTTTTGATCCCTAACCCAGCCTTCGGCTCCGCCACGGCACCGGTCATCCCGCTTTACGCGAACGCGGGGGTGCCCGTCGCGGTCAACGCCAGCCCGGTGCACGGCAGCTCGGCCCCCACCGCCTCGTCTCCGGTCCACGGCATGACCTCCTTCTCCGGGGGGTCACAGGCGGTCAGCCCGGTGGGGGTCAGCACGGGCTCAGAGAGCAGCGAGCCGGTGTGGCGGCCCTGGTAG
- the her9 gene encoding hairy-related 9 isoform X2 yields the protein MPADSMEKQTASPMAGAPANGSHTPDKPKNASEHRKSSKPIMEKRRRARINESLGQLKTLILDALKKDSSRHSKLEKADILEMTVKHLRNLQRVQMSALSADASVLSKYRAGFNECMNEVTRFLSTSEGVNTEVRSRLLNHLSSCMSQMMSMNYPQQTPSQQAHLAQPLHVQLPSSLPISGAAMTSKLSPAEAVSPKVFGGFQLVPAPDGQFAFLIPNPAFGSATAPVIPLYANAGVPVAVNASPVHGSSAPTASSPVHGMTSFSGGSQAVSPVGVSTGSESSEPVWRPW from the exons ATGCCGGCTGACAGCATGGAAAAGCAGACGGCTTCTCCGATGGCCGGAGCGCCTGCGAACGGATCACACACGCCGGATAAACCCAAGAACGCCAGCGAGCATCGAAAA TCTTCCAAACCCATCATGGAAAAACGCCGGAGAGCGAGAATCAACGAAAGTCTGGGACAGCTGAAGACTCTCATCTTAGACGCACTTAAGAAAGAT AGCTCCAGACACTCCAAACTGGAAAAGGCAGACATCCTGGAGATGACGGTGAAGCACCTGAGGAACCTGCAGCGCGTGCAGATGAGCG CGCTCTCGGCGGACGCTTCGGTCCTGAGTAAATACAGAGCCGGATTCAACGAGTGCATGAACGAGGTCACCCGCTTCCTGTCCACCTCTGAGGGGGTCAACACGGAAGTGAGGTCGAGGCTCCTCAACCACCTGTCCAGCTGCATGAGTCAGATGATGTCCATGAACTACCCCCAGCAGACTCCGTCCCAGCAGGCGCACCTGGCGCAGCCGCTCCACGTGCAGCTCCCGTCCTCCCTGCCCATCAGCGGTGCGGCCATGACCTCCAAGCTCAGCCCCGCCGAGGCCGTGTCCCCCAAAGTCTTCGGCGGCTTCCAGCTCGTCCCTGCACCCGACGGACAGTTCGCCTTTTTGATCCCTAACCCAGCCTTCGGCTCCGCCACGGCACCGGTCATCCCGCTTTACGCGAACGCGGGGGTGCCCGTCGCGGTCAACGCCAGCCCGGTGCACGGCAGCTCGGCCCCCACCGCCTCGTCTCCGGTCCACGGCATGACCTCCTTCTCCGGGGGGTCACAGGCGGTCAGCCCGGTGGGGGTCAGCACGGGCTCAGAGAGCAGCGAGCCGGTGTGGCGGCCCTGGTAG